Within the Gloeobacter kilaueensis JS1 genome, the region TGGCAAAGCAGGAGGCGGACATCCAGACGGTCGCCCAGGCCCTGGAACCAGGCAATCCGACGAGTCCCGCCGGTGGCATCAGCCTCGACGAGGTGGTCGTCACCGCCAACCGCCGACCAACCGCGATCAAAGAGACGACCAGCACGGTCTACGTCGTAGACCGCAAGGAAATCGAACGCAAGGATGCCGTCAACGTGGGCGAGGCGATCCGGGGGGTGCCGGGGGTGCAGGCGAACGTCTTTGGAGCGGGGGCGGACGTTCACAACAACTTTTTTGTGCGCGGTCTGCCGAATCTGGGCGTGGGCGTGCTGGTGGATGGGCGACTGATCACCAGCATCAACCAGGAACACTTCGACCTGGCGGATCTGCCGGTCTACAACGTCGAGCGCATCGAGGTTTTAACTGGCAGCGGCACGACGCTCTACGGCTCCAACGCCGCCGGGGGCATCATCAACGTCATCACCCGCAAGCCCACCGGGCCGCTCGAAGGTGACATCAAAGTCGAGTTCGGCTCCTACGGCTTCAGCAACTACATCCTCAACTACGGCGGCAAGCTCGATAAGTTTGGCTTTCATCTTGGTTACCGCCAGTTCGACGCGAGCAACGACTATTACTATCAGGTGCAGCGCCCGACGGGCCTTTTTACGGGCTTTCGGCCCAACGGCGACGTCCATCAAAAGTTTTACGATCTCAACTTGAGCTACGACTTCGACGATCGCAACCGGTTGCGCTTCGACGGTTACCTGCGCGGCGGCGACCGGGGTTTAGCTCCCTTCTCGATCATCGATCCTTCCCGCCCACTGGTGAACGACGAGGGCGAACCGCAGTTCGAGCTGACCCGCCTCAATACCCAGTCCCACGGCCTCGCCCTCACCTACGACGCGGACCTTGGCCAGGGCAACGACTCCCACCTGCAGGTGACAGCGGCCATCGACCGCAATCTGGTGGTCGAGCGCGAAACGTTCGACCCGACGGACCTGGGCGAGTACACCGACGTTTCGATCTTCAACTTTTCGATTCGCCACGACTGGCAGTTCAACCCGAGCAACAACCTCACCTACGGCTTCGACTACATCCGCGAATTTGGCCGCTCCGGCGAGAACGCCGCCGGTGGACTGTTTAACTTTGACACCGGTGCGAGCCGCCCTGCCCTGTTTGCCCTCTACACCTGGAAAGTAGCCAGCAACTTGATCATGACTGTCGGGGCGCGCGAGACGATCCCGGACAACCTCCAGGCGAAGGGCCTGAACCGCGCCCTCACCAGTTCCTTCGACCCGAGCGCCGGTATCCGCTGGCAGATCACGCCTACCCTCGCGCTCAGGGCCAACTACGCCCGCATCTACCGCATCCCCAACTTCAACGACCTGTTCGGTCGGACCACCCACATCGGCAATCCCTTCTTAGAACCGGAAACCGGCAACTCCTACGACGTGGGCCTCGACTGGCAGACCGGCAATACGAGCCTTTTGCGCCTTACCTACTTTCGCCAGGAGGTCGATAACCTCACCGACTATCTGCTGGTGCGCAACGCCTGCAACCTCAACGGCAATGCTCCTGACTGCAACGACGATCCGGCAAGCAACGCCGAGCGCTTTCGAGTCAACTATCCGCGCATCGATGTCTCCGGTTGGGAGCTGGCCTACAACTGGCAAATTTCACCGGTCCTGAACGTCTTTGCCACCGGCACCGTCACCGACTCGCGCATCATTCAGGCTCCCAACCCGGCCACCATCGACGCCCAGTTGCAGCAGTTGGGCATCATCAACAACTCCGACGAGGGCACCTTCCGGGTGGACGTGGCCGAGCGCAACGCCCTGGTGCAGACGCAGTACCCGCTAGTGCCGTTTCTTACTACCCGCTTTGGCCTCAACTACGAATCGCCCACAGGTTTTGCTGCCAGTCTGTTTGTTAACCTCTCCGGCGGCAGGTCCGTCGATGTCAACCACGTCGGTCCCTTCGACACCACCCACCCGGCCCGCCTGCCCCCCGGTTCGCTCTTGCCCGGCTACACGACCCTCGATCTCTCCCTCAGGGTGCCGATCGCCCGGAC harbors:
- a CDS encoding TonB-dependent receptor, encoding MRWVAVVFLLLAIEGEAVLAEPGLVLTRRALAKQEADIQTVAQALEPGNPTSPAGGISLDEVVVTANRRPTAIKETTSTVYVVDRKEIERKDAVNVGEAIRGVPGVQANVFGAGADVHNNFFVRGLPNLGVGVLVDGRLITSINQEHFDLADLPVYNVERIEVLTGSGTTLYGSNAAGGIINVITRKPTGPLEGDIKVEFGSYGFSNYILNYGGKLDKFGFHLGYRQFDASNDYYYQVQRPTGLFTGFRPNGDVHQKFYDLNLSYDFDDRNRLRFDGYLRGGDRGLAPFSIIDPSRPLVNDEGEPQFELTRLNTQSHGLALTYDADLGQGNDSHLQVTAAIDRNLVVERETFDPTDLGEYTDVSIFNFSIRHDWQFNPSNNLTYGFDYIREFGRSGENAAGGLFNFDTGASRPALFALYTWKVASNLIMTVGARETIPDNLQAKGLNRALTSSFDPSAGIRWQITPTLALRANYARIYRIPNFNDLFGRTTHIGNPFLEPETGNSYDVGLDWQTGNTSLLRLTYFRQEVDNLTDYLLVRNACNLNGNAPDCNDDPASNAERFRVNYPRIDVSGWELAYNWQISPVLNVFATGTVTDSRIIQAPNPATIDAQLQQLGIINNSDEGTFRVDVAERNALVQTQYPLVPFLTTRFGLNYESPTGFAASLFVNLSGGRSVDVNHVGPFDTTHPARLPPGSLLPGYTTLDLSLRVPIARTIVLNAFIDNLLGTYYERSYGNAAPGFNFRVGLSTSF